The following proteins are encoded in a genomic region of Nitrospirota bacterium:
- a CDS encoding 50S ribosomal protein L9: MEVILQKDVEKVGRAGEIVKVRMGFARNFLLPRGLAVLATTRSVRQVEHLRKTAEAKAKRMLRDVQELAKQIEQAEIQLKVKVGDQGKLFGSITSKDLEEALQKTGITVDRKAILLGEPAKSVGAYSADVRLHTDVTAKLKFWVVAE; encoded by the coding sequence ATGGAAGTCATTCTCCAGAAGGACGTTGAAAAGGTCGGTCGCGCGGGCGAAATCGTAAAAGTGCGAATGGGGTTCGCGCGCAATTTCCTCCTGCCGCGCGGATTGGCCGTGTTGGCCACGACGCGAAGCGTCCGCCAGGTGGAGCACCTTCGGAAGACTGCCGAGGCCAAGGCCAAGCGCATGCTGCGCGATGTCCAGGAATTGGCCAAGCAGATCGAGCAGGCCGAAATCCAACTCAAGGTGAAGGTGGGCGATCAGGGCAAACTGTTCGGCTCGATCACATCCAAAGATCTTGAGGAAGCCCTTCAGAAAACGGGCATAACCGTTGATCGAAAGGCGATTCTTCTCGGGGAGCCCGCAAAGAGCGTTGGGGCGTATTCCGCGGATGTCCGGCTCCATACGGACGTCACGGCAAAGCTGAAGTTCTGGGTCGTCGCCGAGTAG
- the fliP gene encoding flagellar type III secretion system pore protein FliP (The bacterial flagellar biogenesis protein FliP forms a type III secretion system (T3SS)-type pore required for flagellar assembly.), which produces MRRNALRSGLLLMLLLPGAAWAQNVPIPKITFGLDAAQNPQDVAMTLQIVLLMTVLSLAPSILAMMTSFTRIMVVLLFMRQALGTQQMPPNQVLAGLAMFLTFFTMGPVWDEINEKALQPYMKKEISLKEAYDETMGPLRNFMFKQTREKDIGLFVSVANLERPHTKDDVPNRILIPAFIISEVKTAFQIGFLIYMPFIVIDMVVSSILLSMGMLFLPPVLISLPFKLMLFVLVDGWHLVITSLVKGFRM; this is translated from the coding sequence ATGCGAAGGAACGCACTGAGATCGGGGTTGCTCCTGATGCTGCTCCTGCCCGGAGCCGCATGGGCGCAAAACGTTCCCATCCCCAAAATCACGTTCGGTCTGGATGCGGCGCAAAATCCGCAGGATGTCGCCATGACGCTCCAGATCGTCCTGTTGATGACGGTGCTCAGCCTCGCTCCGTCCATTCTGGCCATGATGACCTCCTTCACCCGCATCATGGTGGTGCTGCTTTTCATGCGGCAGGCTCTGGGAACGCAGCAGATGCCGCCGAACCAGGTCCTCGCCGGCCTGGCCATGTTCCTGACTTTTTTTACGATGGGGCCCGTGTGGGACGAAATCAATGAGAAAGCCCTCCAGCCGTACATGAAGAAGGAGATCTCGCTCAAGGAGGCCTATGACGAAACCATGGGGCCTCTCCGGAATTTCATGTTCAAGCAGACGCGGGAGAAGGACATCGGGCTTTTCGTTTCGGTGGCGAACCTCGAACGGCCGCACACCAAGGACGATGTCCCCAACCGTATCCTGATCCCGGCCTTCATCATCAGCGAGGTCAAGACCGCGTTTCAGATCGGATTCCTCATCTACATGCCGTTCATCGTGATCGACATGGTCGTGTCCAGCATCCTGCTTTCCATGGGCATGCTGTTCCTTCCGCCCGTTCTGATTTCTCTCCCGTTCAAGCTCATGCTGTTCGTCTTGGTGGACGGGTGGCATCTCGTCATCACGTCCCTCGTGAAAGGTTTCCGGATGTGA
- the flhF gene encoding flagellar biosynthesis protein FlhF, with protein sequence MRIKTFVGPDTEDAIKKLREEFGRDAVILGMRTVKRGKGTFGILGRSFVEITAGIDDAVAGAPGLVEEEIDGDGIPGPNPAPWKGMDRLNAVAQSMELIQPIQDGLQEIKDLVEKVLHSRQDSGTPRSEEVGEVKAMLRALIKDQKNLRVPQLPPRLMEWCERLIERGIEERLANKLIEEIHSKVPSAKLSDAPYLEGYIQKVLAHLIQASGPIFLEEGRTKIVAIVGVTGVGKTTTVAKLAAEFSIHQKKKVAMITIDERKGAFEQVRFFSKAISAVSQIPIPAELVYEPNELRVLLNSFSGYDVIFLDTVGTPQFNEIQMKRLSEFLAVCPDTENYLVLSCPTRDRDLLDILRRFDQVRFDRIIFTKADECSSFGHIFNVLMYAKKPIAYLTVGQRVPEDIEVASSDRLAELIIKGRR encoded by the coding sequence ATGAGAATCAAGACGTTCGTCGGACCCGACACGGAAGACGCGATCAAGAAACTGAGGGAGGAGTTCGGCCGCGACGCGGTCATCCTCGGCATGCGCACGGTCAAGCGCGGGAAGGGGACCTTTGGAATCCTGGGTCGATCCTTTGTGGAAATCACCGCGGGAATCGACGATGCCGTGGCGGGCGCCCCGGGCCTCGTGGAAGAAGAGATCGACGGCGATGGCATTCCGGGTCCAAACCCCGCCCCATGGAAAGGGATGGACCGTCTCAATGCCGTGGCCCAGAGCATGGAATTGATCCAACCGATCCAGGATGGGCTTCAGGAGATCAAGGATTTGGTCGAGAAGGTGCTTCATTCCCGGCAGGATTCCGGCACCCCACGATCCGAGGAGGTGGGCGAAGTGAAGGCCATGTTGCGGGCGTTGATCAAAGACCAGAAGAATCTCCGCGTTCCTCAGTTGCCGCCGCGCCTGATGGAATGGTGCGAACGGCTCATCGAGCGCGGAATCGAAGAGCGCCTGGCCAACAAGCTCATTGAAGAAATCCACTCGAAGGTGCCTTCGGCCAAACTATCCGACGCCCCCTATCTCGAGGGTTACATTCAGAAGGTGCTCGCCCATCTCATCCAGGCGTCCGGCCCGATCTTCCTCGAGGAGGGGCGCACCAAGATCGTCGCCATCGTCGGCGTCACCGGCGTGGGAAAGACCACCACCGTGGCGAAATTGGCCGCGGAATTTTCCATCCACCAGAAGAAGAAGGTCGCCATGATCACCATCGATGAGCGCAAGGGCGCCTTCGAGCAGGTCCGCTTCTTCTCGAAAGCAATCTCGGCCGTGAGCCAGATTCCGATACCGGCCGAGCTGGTGTACGAGCCGAACGAGCTTCGCGTGCTTCTGAACAGCTTTTCCGGATATGACGTGATCTTCCTGGATACAGTGGGCACGCCTCAGTTCAACGAGATCCAAATGAAGCGGCTGTCCGAATTCCTGGCCGTGTGCCCGGATACGGAGAATTATCTCGTTCTTTCATGCCCGACGCGCGACCGGGACCTGCTCGATATCCTCCGCCGGTTCGACCAGGTGCGATTCGACCGGATCATCTTCACGAAGGCGGACGAATGCTCGTCGTTCGGGCACATCTTCAACGTGCTGATGTACGCGAAGAAACCCATCGCGTACCTGACCGTGGGACAGCGCGTTCCGGAGGACATCGAGGTCGCCTCCTCGGACCGGCTGGCGGAACTGATCATCAAAGGGAGGCGGTAG
- the fliR gene encoding flagellar biosynthetic protein FliR, producing MDLITVDLSQVERFALVVFRISGIMFVAPILGARNLPLLAKTGLSLVLSFLIFPTVDPESIRPLGGPIDLLLGLGSELLVGVTVGMVIEFFFASVEMAGEWLGVQIGFGMANILDPQGERQITILAQVKILIAFMLFLLVDGHHMIIRTVAKSFTLVPLMSAHFSGRIISYLFSLAGDLFVLGVKLAAPVMGILLMVEVAMALVARTVPQMNILMVGIPVKLMMGVIALGAMIPVVSFMILKNMPSIERNLAMAFRLMGQ from the coding sequence ATGGATCTGATCACGGTCGATCTCTCCCAGGTTGAACGGTTTGCCCTGGTGGTGTTCCGGATCAGCGGCATTATGTTCGTGGCGCCCATCCTGGGGGCCCGGAATCTTCCGCTCCTGGCAAAAACCGGACTGTCCTTGGTGCTCTCTTTTCTCATCTTTCCGACGGTCGATCCCGAGAGCATCCGTCCTCTGGGGGGACCGATCGACCTCCTCCTCGGGCTGGGCTCGGAGTTGTTGGTGGGCGTGACCGTCGGCATGGTCATCGAGTTCTTCTTTGCCTCCGTCGAAATGGCGGGCGAATGGCTGGGCGTCCAGATCGGGTTCGGCATGGCCAACATCTTGGATCCTCAGGGCGAGCGGCAAATCACGATTCTGGCGCAGGTCAAGATTCTCATTGCCTTCATGTTGTTCCTGTTGGTGGACGGTCACCACATGATCATTCGGACCGTTGCGAAAAGTTTCACCCTGGTGCCGCTCATGAGCGCCCATTTCAGCGGGCGCATCATCTCCTATCTGTTTTCGCTGGCGGGCGATCTGTTTGTGTTGGGAGTCAAGCTTGCGGCGCCCGTCATGGGAATTCTGCTGATGGTAGAGGTGGCCATGGCGTTGGTGGCGCGCACCGTGCCGCAAATGAACATCCTGATGGTCGGTATTCCCGTCAAGCTGATGATGGGTGTCATCGCTCTCGGCGCGATGATTCCGGTGGTGAGCTTCATGATCTTGAAAAACATGCCGTCGATCGAACGGAATTTGGCGATGGCCTTCCGGCTGATGGGGCAATAA
- the flhA gene encoding flagellar biosynthesis protein FlhA, whose product MATPVPAPSLPGIMTPKWITRNSDIILSLFVVGSISVLMIPLPAPVLDVLLTINITTALLILLVTMYTFKPLEFSVFPTLLLMTTLFRLSLNVASTRRILLYGDQGLDAAGTVIMAFGQYVVGGSYIVGIVIFIILNVINFAVITKGSGRIAEVAARFTLDSMPGKQMAIDADLNAGLINEQEAKDRRKEIQQEADFYGAMDGASKFVRGDAVAGAIITVVNLIAGLIIGVVMKGMDIMLALQTYTILTVGDGLVAIIPSFLISVGSGLIVSRTVGARDLAGELAKQMFSYPRALSIAAGFLFTAGAIPGLPTIPFVLMGALTGLSAYITFQTDRRTLSKEADEKKKAARPEGPEKVEKLLALDMIELEVGYGLIPLVDAGQNGELLDRIKGIRRQFALEMGIVVPPVHIRDNLQLKPHEYTILVKGIEVARDQVQLKSFLAMAPPGVKGEIEGTKTKDPAFGMTAYWINENQKEKAIMAGYMVVDVPTVVATHLTEVIRAHAHELLGRQEVQNLLDNLAQKFPKVVEEVVPKVVTLGDVHKVLQNLVREQISIRDLLTVIETLGDHPNVKDPYALTEGVRQALKRVISKQFATKGVLKVITLEPKLEEYLTATIQRAEGQSTMSIEPQVAQKLLLVLQKQVEKLMSTEYHPVLLVAPLIRRHLKNLTEPFMPHLVVLSYGEIEPKVKLENLVTIRMDDLQKTDLRAPS is encoded by the coding sequence ATGGCAACCCCCGTTCCCGCACCGTCCCTTCCCGGGATCATGACTCCGAAGTGGATCACCCGGAATTCCGACATCATCCTGTCCCTCTTCGTGGTCGGCAGCATCAGCGTTCTCATGATTCCCCTCCCGGCTCCGGTGCTGGACGTGCTCCTCACGATCAACATCACCACGGCCCTCCTGATCCTCCTCGTGACGATGTACACGTTCAAGCCGCTCGAGTTCTCCGTTTTCCCGACGCTCCTCCTGATGACGACGCTGTTCAGGCTCTCCCTGAACGTGGCCTCCACGCGGCGAATCCTTCTTTACGGCGATCAAGGACTCGATGCGGCCGGGACCGTCATCATGGCCTTCGGCCAGTACGTGGTGGGGGGCAGTTACATCGTCGGCATCGTCATCTTCATCATTCTCAACGTCATCAACTTCGCGGTCATCACGAAGGGCTCGGGCCGTATCGCGGAGGTCGCCGCGCGATTCACTTTGGACAGCATGCCCGGCAAGCAGATGGCCATCGACGCGGACTTGAACGCGGGACTCATCAACGAACAGGAAGCCAAGGATCGGCGGAAGGAAATCCAGCAAGAAGCGGATTTCTACGGCGCCATGGACGGCGCCAGCAAGTTTGTCCGGGGTGATGCGGTGGCCGGAGCCATCATCACCGTGGTGAACCTCATCGCGGGCCTCATCATCGGGGTCGTCATGAAGGGGATGGACATCATGCTCGCCCTCCAGACCTACACGATCCTGACGGTGGGGGACGGGCTGGTGGCCATCATTCCCTCGTTCCTCATCTCCGTGGGGTCCGGCTTGATCGTCTCCCGAACCGTCGGGGCCAGGGACCTGGCGGGGGAACTCGCGAAACAGATGTTCAGCTATCCCCGCGCCCTCAGCATCGCCGCCGGGTTTCTGTTCACTGCGGGGGCGATCCCCGGCCTGCCGACCATTCCGTTCGTGCTCATGGGTGCCCTGACCGGCCTCTCGGCCTACATCACCTTCCAAACGGATCGTCGAACTCTGTCAAAGGAGGCCGACGAGAAGAAAAAGGCCGCGAGGCCGGAAGGGCCGGAAAAAGTCGAAAAACTGCTGGCCCTCGACATGATCGAGCTCGAAGTCGGATACGGCCTCATCCCACTCGTGGATGCCGGTCAGAACGGTGAGTTGCTCGACCGGATCAAGGGCATTCGACGGCAATTCGCGCTTGAGATGGGCATCGTCGTCCCGCCGGTGCACATCCGCGACAATCTCCAGCTCAAGCCGCACGAATACACCATTTTGGTGAAGGGAATCGAAGTGGCGCGGGATCAGGTCCAGCTCAAATCGTTCCTGGCCATGGCGCCTCCGGGCGTAAAAGGGGAGATCGAAGGCACGAAGACCAAGGATCCGGCCTTCGGCATGACGGCCTACTGGATCAACGAGAACCAAAAGGAAAAGGCCATCATGGCCGGCTACATGGTGGTCGATGTGCCGACGGTGGTGGCCACGCACCTCACCGAGGTCATTCGCGCGCACGCGCATGAACTATTGGGACGCCAGGAAGTCCAGAATCTGCTCGACAATCTGGCGCAGAAGTTCCCGAAGGTGGTTGAAGAGGTTGTCCCGAAGGTGGTAACGTTGGGCGATGTCCACAAAGTCCTCCAGAACCTCGTTCGGGAACAGATTTCCATTCGCGACCTGCTGACCGTGATCGAAACGCTGGGGGACCATCCGAACGTCAAAGATCCATACGCTCTCACGGAAGGGGTCCGGCAGGCGCTCAAACGAGTCATCTCCAAACAGTTTGCCACGAAGGGGGTCTTGAAAGTGATCACGCTGGAACCGAAGTTGGAGGAGTACCTGACGGCCACGATTCAGCGGGCGGAAGGTCAGTCGACCATGAGCATCGAGCCGCAGGTGGCGCAGAAGCTGCTCCTGGTTCTGCAGAAACAAGTCGAGAAGCTCATGTCGACGGAATATCACCCCGTCCTACTCGTCGCCCCTCTCATCCGCCGCCATCTCAAGAATTTGACGGAGCCCTTCATGCCCCACCTCGTGGTGCTGTCCTACGGCGAAATCGAACCCAAGGTGAAACTGGAGAACCTTGTCACCATCCGGATGGATGATCTTCAGAAGACGGATCTGCGGGCTCCATCATGA
- a CDS encoding DUF2232 domain-containing protein, whose amino-acid sequence MSSSDSDPAGAPPQAHPPGPMESARTLPRRGLPFHLASGFMAAMLTLLTAYLLPRTSFPLSVALACFSPFPIVVMMLQGAPSSLAPVVVAAVSGVLAILGGWTEALSYAGLFGLVALLAAFGIARKMEVPKLVALSALGTALALGLSWAALRGIVGMKWAVPLAGDLMRGLEAYLRPDLNLPEAAQSGSPWLAAHRDWVMGTAARVWPSLLVMNLAATVWLNLAACRLLFPKAAYFAAASPSGWKAPVALVWIFIACGLLTLSERNDVQTAAWNGILLGGAVFFAQGLAVVTFYFAKKQIPWALRFFGYLLILFQYVLALAVALVGLFDQWFDFRRLERAEEPGTE is encoded by the coding sequence ATGTCCTCTTCGGATAGCGATCCCGCCGGAGCGCCGCCGCAGGCGCATCCGCCCGGTCCCATGGAATCGGCGCGAACCCTTCCACGCCGAGGCCTTCCGTTTCATCTGGCCTCCGGGTTCATGGCGGCGATGCTGACGCTCCTCACGGCCTACCTCCTGCCTCGAACCTCTTTCCCGCTGAGTGTGGCTCTGGCCTGCTTCTCTCCTTTCCCCATCGTGGTGATGATGCTCCAGGGCGCGCCGTCGTCCTTGGCTCCGGTGGTGGTCGCCGCCGTCTCCGGAGTTCTGGCGATTCTGGGGGGATGGACGGAGGCGCTCTCCTATGCCGGTCTGTTTGGACTTGTGGCCCTCTTGGCGGCCTTCGGAATCGCCCGGAAGATGGAAGTGCCAAAGTTGGTGGCGCTCTCCGCCTTGGGCACCGCGCTGGCGCTTGGCCTATCGTGGGCTGCGTTGCGAGGCATCGTGGGCATGAAATGGGCGGTCCCCCTCGCCGGCGATCTGATGCGAGGGTTGGAGGCGTATCTCCGGCCGGACCTGAACTTGCCCGAGGCCGCGCAGTCGGGGAGTCCGTGGCTTGCGGCGCATCGCGACTGGGTGATGGGAACCGCGGCACGGGTATGGCCCTCTCTCCTGGTGATGAATTTGGCAGCGACGGTCTGGTTGAATCTCGCCGCGTGCCGGCTGCTCTTCCCCAAGGCGGCGTATTTCGCCGCGGCCTCCCCTTCGGGCTGGAAAGCCCCCGTGGCATTGGTGTGGATTTTCATCGCCTGCGGCCTGCTGACTCTCTCGGAACGAAACGACGTTCAAACCGCGGCCTGGAACGGCATTCTCCTTGGAGGCGCGGTTTTCTTTGCGCAAGGGCTGGCGGTTGTGACATTCTATTTCGCGAAGAAGCAGATACCCTGGGCTCTGCGATTCTTCGGATACCTGTTGATCCTGTTCCAATACGTTTTGGCGCTGGCTGTCGCTTTGGTCGGCTTGTTCGATCAATGGTTCGATTTCCGGCGCTTGGAACGGGCGGAAGAACCCGGGACTGAATAG
- a CDS encoding FliO/MopB family protein, giving the protein MGVKGWILVLVLAATPAWAQEADSDFFGSPTPSPSFRFGEGDSSGHPVAAPQAEPAAAPADTGEALGINPRFESSAFPMAEDGGLLRSALRTVTAVGFVLALIFGLAFFAKRYILKGTAVGSRGKFIRVVDTLFLGPRKNLMVVEAFGDKFLLATVGSGVQFLSRVNEHRREARPVAIEEEAPAAAKPTERRAMGGGAESRWSVGSPSPKRGEGGGMPLAAWKKTMLEEIQRLKRQA; this is encoded by the coding sequence ATGGGGGTCAAAGGGTGGATCTTGGTCTTGGTGTTGGCGGCGACGCCCGCGTGGGCGCAGGAAGCCGACTCCGATTTCTTCGGAAGTCCGACGCCGTCCCCTTCGTTCCGTTTCGGAGAAGGCGATTCGAGCGGCCACCCTGTCGCCGCGCCGCAGGCGGAACCCGCAGCGGCGCCGGCCGACACGGGGGAGGCCTTGGGGATCAATCCGAGGTTTGAATCGTCCGCTTTTCCCATGGCGGAGGATGGGGGCCTCCTCAGGAGCGCCCTGCGCACCGTAACCGCCGTCGGCTTTGTCCTTGCGCTGATCTTCGGACTGGCGTTTTTCGCGAAGAGATACATCCTGAAGGGAACGGCCGTGGGGTCGCGGGGTAAGTTCATACGGGTGGTCGATACCCTGTTCCTCGGCCCGCGAAAGAATCTGATGGTGGTGGAGGCCTTCGGCGACAAGTTCCTGCTGGCGACCGTCGGGTCGGGCGTGCAATTTCTTTCCCGCGTGAACGAGCATCGCCGTGAGGCGCGACCGGTGGCGATTGAAGAAGAGGCGCCTGCGGCGGCGAAGCCGACCGAACGGCGGGCGATGGGAGGCGGCGCAGAGTCCCGATGGTCTGTGGGGTCACCGTCTCCGAAGCGTGGAGAAGGCGGCGGGATGCCGCTGGCCGCCTGGAAGAAAACCATGCTGGAGGAAATTCAGAGGCTCAAGAGACAAGCGTAG
- the flhB gene encoding flagellar biosynthesis protein FlhB: MPIFGRDPSKTEAPTAKRRSEAQSQGQVARSKEISNVVVLFASLLALYWFGSKMFEGLGAFMGQTFSHLHQPDFTLQGFYSYAIGIATISAKIIAPILIVLLIAGVLGNIAQVGFIFSTESLTPNLAKLNPLMGLQRLISLNGFVELAKSSVKLVVVGAVAYLVVKKELKLIPYITDMSVPAIAAYILKVATKLFIYIGLIMVVIAILDYAYQKWEHEQSLKMTKEEVKDEFKQREGDPQVKSKMRQKQREAAMKRMMQEVPKADVVITNPIFLAVAIKYDSGSMTAPVVVAKGARLIAERIRDLAKANGVPIWVDQYLARELYDRVDIGGQIPVEVFAAVAQVLAHIYRMKNKAA, encoded by the coding sequence ATGCCGATTTTCGGTCGAGATCCATCCAAGACGGAGGCCCCTACCGCCAAACGCCGCTCGGAGGCGCAGAGCCAGGGCCAGGTGGCCCGGAGCAAGGAAATCTCCAATGTCGTTGTACTCTTCGCCAGTCTTCTGGCGCTGTATTGGTTCGGCTCCAAGATGTTCGAGGGATTGGGCGCCTTCATGGGGCAGACCTTCAGTCACCTCCACCAGCCGGATTTCACCCTTCAAGGTTTCTACTCGTACGCCATCGGCATCGCGACCATCTCCGCCAAGATCATCGCCCCCATCCTGATCGTTCTCTTGATCGCCGGCGTCCTCGGCAACATCGCCCAGGTAGGCTTCATCTTCAGCACGGAGTCGCTTACGCCCAACCTCGCGAAGCTCAATCCGCTGATGGGACTCCAACGTCTCATCTCCCTGAATGGATTTGTGGAATTGGCGAAATCCTCGGTGAAACTGGTCGTCGTCGGCGCCGTCGCGTACCTGGTGGTGAAGAAGGAACTGAAGCTCATTCCTTACATCACGGACATGTCCGTTCCCGCGATCGCGGCCTACATCTTGAAGGTGGCCACCAAGTTGTTCATCTACATCGGTCTGATCATGGTCGTGATCGCCATCCTGGACTACGCCTACCAGAAATGGGAGCACGAGCAGAGCCTCAAGATGACCAAGGAGGAGGTCAAGGACGAATTCAAGCAGAGGGAAGGTGACCCGCAGGTCAAATCGAAGATGCGTCAGAAACAGCGCGAGGCGGCCATGAAACGAATGATGCAGGAAGTTCCCAAGGCCGACGTCGTGATTACGAATCCGATTTTTCTCGCGGTGGCCATCAAGTATGACTCAGGTTCCATGACGGCCCCGGTGGTCGTGGCCAAGGGCGCGCGACTGATCGCCGAGCGCATCCGGGACCTCGCGAAGGCCAACGGGGTTCCCATCTGGGTGGACCAATACCTCGCCCGTGAACTGTACGATCGGGTGGATATCGGCGGCCAGATCCCCGTGGAAGTCTTTGCCGCCGTGGCGCAAGTTCTGGCGCACATCTACCGGATGAAAAACAAGGCGGCGTAA
- a CDS encoding RNA polymerase sigma factor FliA: MTTSRAYAQQSPDEKKKIVDEHLPLVRHEVARFKARLPQHVSADDLTSAGVLGLIDAVDKFDQTKGVPFRNYAALRVRGAILDELRSQDWLSRPMRQDIRALEDVYTELENRLGRQPEDEEVAKELQMSLEDFYEMLGRTQGVSLISLEELQALRAASDDDRDILETLMDPTVNDPLAELHMTEVRDLLGEAIENLPKQERMVLTLYYYEDLNMKEVGEVLGVTESRVSQIRTAALFKLRGRLKSYFERGEYQKPAPPKEGRERKKVPVA, translated from the coding sequence ATGACCACGTCTCGAGCCTACGCCCAACAGAGCCCCGACGAAAAGAAGAAAATCGTCGATGAGCACCTCCCGCTGGTGCGGCATGAAGTCGCCCGATTCAAGGCCCGTCTCCCCCAGCACGTCTCCGCCGACGACCTGACCAGCGCCGGAGTGCTCGGACTCATCGATGCGGTGGACAAGTTCGACCAGACCAAAGGCGTTCCCTTCCGGAACTACGCGGCCCTCCGCGTGCGTGGCGCGATTCTGGATGAGCTTCGTTCGCAGGACTGGCTCAGCCGGCCGATGCGACAGGACATTCGCGCACTCGAAGACGTCTACACGGAGCTTGAGAACCGGCTCGGCCGGCAGCCGGAGGACGAGGAAGTGGCAAAAGAACTCCAGATGAGCCTCGAGGATTTCTACGAAATGCTCGGCCGCACGCAGGGGGTCTCCCTGATCAGCCTGGAAGAATTGCAGGCGTTGCGGGCCGCCTCCGATGACGATCGCGACATCCTCGAGACCCTGATGGACCCGACCGTCAATGACCCTCTTGCGGAACTCCACATGACCGAAGTCCGCGACCTCCTGGGAGAAGCCATCGAGAACCTACCGAAGCAGGAGCGGATGGTCCTCACCCTCTACTATTATGAAGATCTGAACATGAAAGAGGTGGGAGAGGTGCTCGGAGTGACCGAGAGCCGGGTCTCTCAGATCCGCACAGCGGCCCTCTTCAAACTCCGAGGCCGGTTGAAATCCTATTTCGAACGGGGCGAATACCAGAAGCCCGCGCCGCCAAAAGAAGGAAGGGAACGCAAGAAAGTTCCCGTTGCCTGA
- the fliQ gene encoding flagellar biosynthesis protein FliQ — protein sequence MTQEFVMTIARRTMEMTFLVAAPALAVAMIAGVLISLFQAVTQLQEMTLTFVPKIALTGIALIVFGPWMLQMLLDFMVQMLSTYPLMLAQ from the coding sequence GTGACCCAGGAATTCGTCATGACCATCGCCCGGCGCACGATGGAGATGACCTTTCTGGTCGCGGCGCCCGCCCTGGCCGTGGCCATGATCGCGGGGGTGCTCATCAGCCTTTTCCAGGCCGTCACCCAGCTCCAGGAAATGACGTTGACGTTTGTGCCGAAAATCGCCCTCACCGGCATCGCACTCATCGTATTCGGTCCGTGGATGCTCCAAATGCTTCTGGACTTCATGGTGCAGATGCTGAGCACGTATCCGCTGATGTTGGCGCAGTAG
- the rpsF gene encoding 30S ribosomal protein S6: MLIFEPGLAESALEQLTQRISKALTRVEGGRIVREDRWGLRELAYPIRNKEKGYYLLLTHEMETIDLANVRKELRLFEGILRFMTIRLDEKKWKAKQQAGSLRRSPSAPAPSGERSQPQPA; encoded by the coding sequence ATGTTGATTTTTGAGCCCGGCTTGGCGGAGTCCGCCCTGGAGCAATTGACTCAACGGATTTCCAAGGCGCTCACGCGCGTGGAGGGCGGCCGAATCGTCCGGGAGGACAGATGGGGCCTGCGCGAGTTGGCCTATCCGATCCGGAACAAGGAGAAAGGCTACTACCTCCTCCTCACGCACGAAATGGAAACCATCGACCTGGCGAACGTGCGCAAGGAACTGCGGCTTTTTGAAGGCATTCTTAGGTTCATGACCATCCGCCTGGACGAAAAAAAGTGGAAGGCGAAGCAGCAGGCGGGCAGTCTCAGACGGTCTCCCTCAGCCCCGGCCCCGTCCGGAGAGCGTTCCCAGCCTCAACCGGCGTAG
- the ssb gene encoding single-stranded DNA-binding protein, translating into MASYSKVILIGNLTRSPELRFTPSGLAVATLGVAVNHRTKKNDQFMDEASFFDVVVFGKQAENCADYLTKGRSVLVEGRLRQRRWEKDGQKRSKVEVVADRVQFMGPAKGRAEGETTIDTGGEGLETAPTAPAPVEEQAPPAEEDIPF; encoded by the coding sequence GTGGCCAGCTACAGCAAGGTCATTCTCATCGGAAACTTGACCCGGTCCCCCGAATTGCGGTTCACGCCCAGCGGATTGGCGGTGGCCACCTTGGGCGTGGCAGTGAATCATCGCACCAAGAAGAACGATCAGTTTATGGACGAAGCCAGTTTTTTCGATGTTGTCGTCTTCGGCAAACAGGCCGAGAACTGCGCGGACTACCTGACCAAGGGAAGAAGCGTCCTGGTGGAAGGTCGGTTGCGGCAGCGTCGGTGGGAGAAGGACGGCCAGAAGCGATCCAAGGTCGAAGTGGTTGCCGACCGCGTCCAATTCATGGGGCCGGCCAAGGGCCGGGCCGAGGGCGAAACAACCATCGACACGGGCGGGGAGGGGTTGGAAACGGCTCCAACCGCTCCGGCGCCAGTTGAAGAGCAGGCCCCGCCTGCCGAGGAGGACATACCGTTTTGA
- a CDS encoding 30S ribosomal protein S18, with the protein MPRKHIRRCRFCSDLQLEIDWKNVALLRHFVTERFKLNSARQSRVCAWHQRKVKEAVKRARKMALIPYTVSKKLPPDVLFG; encoded by the coding sequence ATGCCCCGGAAGCACATCCGCCGGTGCCGGTTCTGTTCCGACCTCCAATTGGAAATTGACTGGAAGAATGTAGCCCTGCTCCGGCATTTTGTGACGGAGAGATTCAAGCTCAACTCCGCGCGGCAATCGCGAGTATGCGCCTGGCACCAGCGCAAGGTGAAGGAAGCGGTCAAACGCGCGCGCAAGATGGCCTTGATTCCGTACACCGTCAGCAAGAAGCTCCCGCCGGATGTCCTCTTCGGATAG